The region GGCCCAGGCTGCTGGTCAGCTGCCCTGTCAGCACAGAGACCCACAGTCACCCCGGCCCCCAGCCTAGGGGTTCAGGGTGGACGGTGGGAAGCAAATGTCTTTGGCGACATTTTAAGGGGAGGCTCAGAGTACCCTACAATGTGATTATTTTGAAAGACTCAAAGGAAAAGGTAGCTTTCATTCAGAGGGACACTGGCTGAGCCTGTCACTCCCACAACCTGGCAGGGCCACTGGGTCATGGACAGAATCTGCCCCAGACAGAAGCAAGTGACAGAGGAAACTCTTAGGACAGGGAGGGCTGGGCAAGGTCACTGTCCCCACCCTCAGTGTCTGCCTAGCACCAGGCAGTGGGCAAGGGTCCCCCACTCAGAGGCCATGCCTCATATGTCCTGAGGTCCCCGATGACAAGCCACAAGGCCACAGCACAGTGGCCCATGCAGCACTCAGGTGGCTCCCATGGAAGCTGCTGAAGAAGGCACGCCCTGCACAGACCCATCAGACCCCACCCGCCACAGCTTGGTAAAGCCAGGCGGAAAGAAGGCACGGGGGCCTGGCAGCACCTTCCAGCAcaggcaggaagggaggcagCCTGAGAAGGGCATCAGGGCCTCCATATGCTTCACTGGAGTGAGCTGTGGGGGACGGGGGCGTGCACTGAGTGGTGGGCTCGCCAGGAGGCTCTGGGGACACCAATACCCTGGTCACACAGAGGTGCCAGGTGATGTGACGAAAGTGCAGCGCTGGGAAGAAGAGGCAGgccagggaggagggaaaggtaCGGGGCAGAGCCTGAGACACCTCTGCCCACCACACTCGAACTCCCACGGCTCCTCCAGTGGAAACAGGGCACAGGCCACTGTCGTGAGCACCCCCAGAACTGCAGGAAGACGCCAGCAGCGAAGTCTGCATTTCCAGGAGCACTGAGCCCTGAGCCACTGTGAGTACAAGTTCAGCTGCAGCATGGCTGCCGCCAGCCTGGCCACGGCCCCTCACCTGCTCAAACTTCCAGCCGTCAGACATGGTGGACACCATCTGCGtgagctcctcctcctggcaTTGCAGCACGCGGTACACATGCTTCACAGGCACCTGCAAGAACAATGGGCACAAGTAAGGGCGGGCCACCCATGTCCCGCTGCTGCCTGTGACCCCAGCCCAGGTgacccagggaggctgaggttcacTCTCCAGTTCTCAGCGCAGGGCACGAGGCCCAAAGCAACCCTGAGCACATCCACAAAATCAAAACACGCGGCCCGAACAGCTGCTGTTTTCTGCTTCCTCGTTCGCctccaaaaatatttctatttctaagttccaaaataaaatgagtcaTGTTCCTGAAATCCCAAGAGCACCTGTGGCTCGACATGACGACACGAGAGCGTCCATTTCTGCTCCGCACGCAGGAACCATGCAGCCCTGAATTCACTGGTCAGGAAAGGCTCTGGCAGGCAGGGCCCTGAGAGCCAGTGGCAGACAAAGCTCACTCCCGGCTACCAGAAGAGGCTCCTGAACTTGTGCAGCAGCCTGGACTCAGGCCTCCCCAAGGCTGAGCTGCTTCCCAAAACTCCATCCACCTCCTAAACCCCCACCTGCCTGGCACACTTGCTGTGCCCCTCTAGGCAGCTGTGGTCCTGGAAGTGATGGTGAGCCACCAGGGCTGCCCGCCTGCATGGAGCTGCTCCCCAGTGGGCAGGGCGGACCCATGTCCCAGACACAGTCATTACAGAGGACTCCGGCTGCAGACAGAGCTGGATGGAAACACAGCAGTGAGAAAGGGTTCAGGGATCCTTGGTCCTTGACCTTAAGATGGTGACTCATGCCAGGGATGTATGAGTGACAAAGGCACACAGTGGCCTCGAGGTCACACAACCGAGTGCCTTCTTCTGCAAGACAGTAAGATGCTACTGTGTGTCACAGCAAGACTGGACTGCAAGGACTCTCCCACCTGCACCATTTCTCACCCACCTGCGTCAAACGGGCaggtagactgaggcagggagcACCCACACAGCCCGGTCACACAACAGGGAAAAAGGCAGGCTGGACAAGGTGACCCAGGGCGTGGGACACGGCTTCTGCCCCACAGATAAGGAGCCCCTCCAGATCCCTCAGTGGCGCCAAGGGAACTCCAGCAGGAGGGGGAACTGGGCATGTTGCTAGGTGGCCAGCGGCCCTGAGCGGCCAGGCTAGGAGTCTCTGCGTAGGGCCCAGGGCTCTAAGTGGACCGAGACTTCTGATGGCAGCTGCAGCCACAGTGTGGCCCACACCCACTCCTGGTGCCTTCCCAAGGATGCTaagctggggcaggggcaggctcAGCTCTCAGGGACAAGACTGATGCCCAAGGCCCAGCAGTGGCCCCTCCACAGGAGGTACTGGGCACAGCCCACCAACAACCTGGGCTCCCCGGGCTGCAGAAGGGCTGCGCTAGGTGTGAGAGGTCTGTCTGTGGCGACTCGCCCCTCTTCCCAATAAAACCAAGGTCCTTCTGACGCCTGTGCAGATCCACATGACCCCTCTGCTGTCTCCCTCCAGTCATGTTAGCTGCAGGCCCTTGGCACCCTCTGCTCCCTACCAGATGCCATCCACcttagggtctccccgaccagCCCTCATGGggccctccttccctccacacGTCTCCCATGCCCAACTCCCTTACAACCATCCTTTGGGGGCTCCCAGAGGCTGGGCCGGGCAGGCTGAACGGATCCTTCAAGGGACCCTGGGGCGAGGCTGTAGACGGAGCTGGCGGGCACTGGGGTGGTGACAGAGGACAAGGGTCTCAGGGCAGGAGAGCCCCAGACTGCAGGACTCATGTGGGAGGCAGTCGATCGGGGAAGTAAGAGGGAGCCGTTCCTTCACACCAGCCATAAAAGCTTCTAGCCTTAGTTATTTCTCTTACCTGTGATGTTTTGCTGTCTCGTTCTCTAATTTTGTCCTTTACAAGTTTTATTAACGAGGTGATATTGTAAAATTCTGCTTCCTCCAATACTCCtggaataaagaaaactaaattgtCTTTACTAAACCAAACGAAACCAAAGAATCCCCTGCAATGAGGACCCATGGCTCGGCCCAGCGGGAGCTGCTCAGGCCCCATCCTAACAGGCTTCCTGCAGACACGTTAGCCCTGCGGGGTTCCAGGATTATGGGTGGAGGGGCTGTGGCGAGAGGGCCGACGTGTGGAC is a window of Papio anubis isolate 15944 unplaced genomic scaffold, Panubis1.0 scaffold592, whole genome shotgun sequence DNA encoding:
- the LOC101006185 gene encoding BTB/POZ domain-containing protein KCTD5 isoform X1 → MGPEQLPLGRAMGPHCRGFFGFVWFSKDNLVFFIPGVLEEAEFYNITSLIKLVKDKIRERDSKTSQVPVKHVYRVLQCQEEELTQMVSTMSDGWKFEQLVSIGSSYNYGNEDQAEFLCVVSKELHNTPYGTASEPSEKAKSDDEDEGHPGSGSD
- the LOC101006185 gene encoding BTB/POZ domain-containing protein KCTD5 isoform X2 encodes the protein MGPEQLPLGRAMGPHCRGFFGFVWFSKDNLVFFIPGVLEEAEFYNITSLIKLVKDKIRERDSKTSQVPVKHVYRVLQCQEEELTQMVSTMSDGWKFEQLVSIGSSYNYGNEDQAEFLCVVSKELHNTPYGTASEPSEKAKILQERGSRM